A single region of the Sorghum bicolor cultivar BTx623 chromosome 7, Sorghum_bicolor_NCBIv3, whole genome shotgun sequence genome encodes:
- the LOC8069669 gene encoding eugenol O-methyltransferase-like: MASYTSSHAVGKAGNQDDETCMHAMKLLGGLAVPFTIKAVIKLGIMDRLLTAERAMSAQELTAGLPCRAPAPAAAMVDRMLRFLASHGVVRCAATESELGSDDGKSCRRYAAAPVCKWFARGSGVESVVPMLFWMTSKTAMEPWYNIKDGVLEGETPFDKAYGMPFFEFLGANGTKNTLFNEAMASHSMITTKRLLEVFRGFENYNVLVDVGGGKGTTMQMIRSQYENISGINYDLPHVIAQASPIEGVEHVGGNMFDKIPRGDAIILKWILHDWGDKDCVKILKNCYAALPVNGTMIILEYILPETPEETLAAQIAYDLDLGMVLMFGASGKERTEKELSELAREAGFSGDCTATYIFANVWALEFTK, encoded by the exons ATGGCCAGCTATACTAGTAGTCACGCCGTAGGGAAAGCAGGGAACCAAGATGATGAGACGTGCATGCATGCTATGAAGCTCCTTGGCGGATTGGCCGTACCTTTTACCATCAAGGCGGTCATCAAGCTCGGCATCATGGACCGTCTCCTGACCGCGGAACGCGCCATGAGCGCACAGGAGCTCACGGCAGGGTTGCCATGtcgtgctcctgctcctgctgctgctatgGTAGACCGCATGCTCCGGTTCCTAGCTTCGCACGGCGTGGTCAGGTGCGCCGCCACCGAGTCGGAGTTGGGCTCCGATGATGGCAAGAGCTGCCGGCGCTACGCAGCGGCACCGGTGTGCAAGTGGTTTGCAAGGGGCAGCGGCGTGGAGTCGGTGGTTCCAATGTTGTTCTGGATGACAAGCAAGACCGCCATGGAGCCCTG GTACAACATAAAAGATGGAGTGTTAGAGGGAGAAACACCATTTGACAAAGCATACGGCATGCCATTTTTTGAGTTCCTTGGTGCAAACGGGACAAAGAACACGTTGTTCAATGAGGCAATGGCGAGCCATTCGATGATCACAACAAAGAGGCTACTCGAGGTCTTCCGTGGCTTTGAAAATTACAATGTGCTTGTCGATGTCGGCGGCGGCAAAGGCACCACGATGCAAATGATTAGAAGTCAGTATGAGAATATTAGTGGCATCAACTACGACCTTCCTCATGTAATTGCACAGGCATCTCCAATTGAAG GTGTGGAGCATGTTGGTGGCAATATGTTTGATAAGATTCCACGCGGAGATGCAATAATCCTAAAG TGGATTCTCCACGATTGGGGCGACAAAGACTGCGTCAAGATCCTAAAGAATTGCTATGCAGCTCTCCCGGTGAACGGGACGATGATCATTCTGGAGTACATCCTCCCGGAGACACCAGAAGAAACACTAGCAGCGCAAATAGCGTACGACCTCGATCTCGGGATGGTGCTCATGTTCGGCGCCAGCGGTAAGGAGAGAACAGAGAAAGAGTTGTCGGAGCTCGCCAGAGAGGCCGGCTTCTCTGGAGACTGCACGGCTACATACATCTTCGCCAATGTCTGGGCCCTTGAATTcacaaagtaa